Proteins from one Corticium candelabrum unplaced genomic scaffold, ooCorCand1.1 SCAFFOLD_66, whole genome shotgun sequence genomic window:
- the LOC134197955 gene encoding uncharacterized protein LOC134197955, with the protein MTKSGVSSVCSQLMKCHAVLELFASSSREIIKTISDIMSELKPEQTVARMRFTELQHLLERCQETANTAKKQFGKFAGIATGKLAREARKQMRNGSLEGKLVETLAEHARSRLKDINATKRRFDSLGAAEAVNAVKAETESLVKQAQTKSNGKFCLQVAGVVAVVAFVAVGGSCIAVAGSISTQIAIAVFTGILTVGGIAVTAYLSDKIDNLVRQLEMLAKNFEDIHGSLSRVCTDVDKLLEKTKTAEGDIDLMRSLSSAAQNRYESLGREDVVTSFLDELEQLAKETGCNESSATINNAAVPRNENPSVIVWAVIILFLAVVCLWLFK; encoded by the coding sequence ATGACAAAGTCTGGCGTCAGCTCAGTATGTTCGCAACTGATGAAGTGTCACGCTGTCCTCGAGCTATTTGCCAGCAGTTCTCGAGAGATCATCAAAACAATTTCTGATATCATGTCGGAGTTGAAACCAGAACAAACTGTAGCTCGAATGCGCTTTACCGAGCTTCAACATCTGTTGGAACGTTGCCAGGAGACAGCTAACACAGCAAAAAAGCAATTTGGAAAATTTGCAGGCATTGCTACCGGTAAGCTAGCACGCGAGGCACGAAAGCAGATGCGAAATGGTTCTCTAGAAGGCAAGTTGGTAGAAACACTAGCAGAACACGCTCGTTCAAGACTGAAGGATATTAATGCAACAAAACGGAGGTTTGATAGTTTAGGTGCAGCAGAAGCTGTGAATGCAGTAAAAGCAGAAACCGAGTCTTTGGTAAAACAAGCTCAAACAAAGAGCAATGGAAAGTTTTGTTTACAAGTCGCAGGTGTAGTTGCTGTAGTTGCCTTTGTCGCGGTTGGAGGAAGTTGTATTGCAGTTGCAGGATCTATTTCCACACAGATAGCGATTGCAGTTTTTACGGGAATTCTCACTGTTGGAGGAATTGCAGTTACTGCTTACTTGTCAGACAAGATCGACAATCTTGTTCGACAGCTAGAGATGTTGGCAAAAAATTTTGAAGACATACACGGAAGTTTGAGTAGAGTTTGCACCGACGTTGATAAACTACTGGAAAAAACCAAAACTGCCGAAGGTGACATTGATTTGATGCGATCACTGTCATCTGCTGCACAAAATCGTTATGAAAGTTTAGGACGCGAGGATGTCGTGACGTCGTTTCTGGACGAGTTAGAACAGCTCGCAAAAGAAACTGGTTGCAATGAATCTAGCGCTACCATCAATAATGCAGCAGTCCCGAGAAACGAGAATCCATCTGTAATTGTTTGGGCTGTGATCATTCTTTTTTTAGCCGTCGTTTGTCTGTGGCTTTTCAAGTGA